One genomic segment of Bombina bombina isolate aBomBom1 chromosome 4, aBomBom1.pri, whole genome shotgun sequence includes these proteins:
- the STMN4 gene encoding stathmin-4: MTLAAYKEKMKELPLVSIFCSCLFSDPMKKQSYNYDADTVDLTWCVISDMEVIELNKRASGHAFEVILKPPSFDGVPEMNASLPQRRDPSLEEIQKKLEAAEERRKYQEAELLKHLAEKREHEREVIQKAIEENNNFIKMAKEKLAQRMVVNKENREAHLAAMLERLQEKDKHAEEVRKNKELKEEASR; encoded by the exons ATGACTCTGGCAG CCTACAAAGAGAAGATGAAAGAGCTCCCCCTAGTGTCTATTTTCTGCTCCTGCTTATTCTCTGACCCTATGAAAAAGCAATCTTACAATTATGATG CAGATACAGTGGACCTGACGTGGTGTGTTATATCAGACATGGAAGTGATAGAGTTAAACAAGCGAGCCTCAGGTCACGCCTTTGAGGTCATCCTAAAGCCACCTTCATTTGATGGAGTCCCAGAAATGAACGCGTCTCTCCCCCAGCGAAGAGACCCCTCACTTGAAGAAATACAGAAAAAGCTTGAAGCGGCTGAAGAAAGGCGCAAG TATCAGGAAGCTGAGCTATTGAAGCACCTGGCTGAGAAGCGAGAACACGAGAGGGAAGTTATACAGAAAGCCATTGAAGAAAACAATAACTTTATAAAGATGGCCAAGGAGAAACTTGCGCAGAGAATGGTGGTTAACAAGGAGAATAGAGAGGCCCACCTAGCGGCCATGCTTGAACGTCTGCAGGAGAAG GACAAACATGCCGAAGAGGTTAGAAAAAACAAAGAGCTGAAGGAAGAAGCGTCAAGGTAG